The genomic DNA GCAGATTCCAAGCTAGCTTCTAATGTGTCATCCACTACCTTCCTAGCATACTGTTCAATGGCATGAATAATGCCATTTCTGTAGGTAGGTTCAGCTAAACTGCCTGTACTATGATAAAGCTTTTGTTTGcaacagaaaggagaaagtgCTTTAGAAAATGTTGCTTTAAGATCAGTGACTTGATCATTCTTAGATTTTTTATACAAACAGGAATCAGTTAAAGATTTTGACAGACAAGCTCCTGTCATTATTTTTCTTCTGACACCAGTTGTTATGCTACAAGCAAGGGATTCTGAAAAATCCAGTAACTTTGTACATTCAGTTCTCTGTGTGCTACATTTGTTTCCACGGGCTTGCTGCCCCAAATGACAAATGTTaccttttttctgtttctttccatcCACACCCGGATCAGCTTTACTGTTTACCTTTGAGCCCTCGGAGGGAGCTATTTTACTCTTATACTTCATCACGAGTTTcccagcagcttcctgcattccagaTTTTATAGATCTATAAGCAAGTCTACTGGCAAACTGATCCATTATCAGTTCACTGTGGCCACCTTCTCTTTTCAAAATACGAATGATGTGATCTGCGTATTCATCAGTTACACTCTCACAACTTGGGTATTTGGAAGTCAGACCTGGAGCTTCTGGGTGCTGGGGTAGAGAGAGTATGGAAGAGTCTGTCTCTCGAGACCCTTGGTCTGCCCAGGGACACCTCATGTCTTTGGACCAGCATTTATGAGTGTTTCTTTTAGGACGAACGCCATCTGCCCGGCAGTTCACTTGCTTCAGCCTTAGAACCGTGCAATGTTTGGATTCAACTATTTTCTTGGCCTCACTAATGACCTTTCCAGCCATATTACCAGCATAAACCAACAACGAATGTAGGTTGGCTTCTGAAACATTCACAAATCCACTATGCCCACATCTTTCATTTTCCGCACTTATTTGAAAACATTTATTATTCTCCACTTGAACCGCTTTATAATCTAAATGTGAAGCAGCCATTTCGGTTGCCACAGCAATTATGTGAGTGGCTAGATGATCGGCATATTCTGTtgtccttcctgatgttttcGTTCTCTCGTCCAATGCTACAGGCCAATGCTCTTCCTCGTCGCTGCTTTCAACTTCCTCAGAGAGAGACCGCATCAGTTTCAACATGAACTCTTCCTTTTCTAAGTCATGACGTTCATTTTCATATACTCCACCGGTTTCTGATCGGTAAGGGGTAGAAGGGGGCGTCGCGGGTGCAAACTCCTTTGCTAGTTCACCTTTCAGTTTCTTTGATAGCTTTCTTAAATTCCACTCTGAACTCGTCTGGGTTGCTATTAAAGGTGTTGGTGGAGGCGTGTCTGGTAGGACACAAGGAGTTTCATCTCTGATACTCAATTTGTCTTCCATCTGAAATGCATCTTCACAGTTAGTTGCCACAGAAGGGAAGGTATTAATGCTAGGAAAAGTTCTTTCAGGACCAAATGTAGAGCAAAGTGCAGAGTGCGCTGCTGATTTGTATGTGTTGTGTTTTCCCAGTGGATTGCTTAAGGATTTTGCTGAACAGCTTTCTGCATCTGGAAACGCTTCAGCAGGTTTCACAGAAGTCATTGCAGAACAAGGAGACGACGTGGATGTGGAAGTCCTGCAACCCACGTGTTTCTTTTTCCCCTGAATGCCATCTTTAGACCCTGAAAGCAGACACCTATTAGAGTAAACTGGCGATACGTGAAATTTAGATGAGCTGTTCAAGGGCATCTGCTGCTGCCCGACAATTACTGGAATACTTTTGTTTGTTTCCGATTGTTTTATTGCACTATGCAATTCTTTCCTATTGCTTTTTTTACTGGTTCCCAATCCCACACAGTATGCTAATTTCTCACCGGTAACAGAACATGCAGATTTAGTTTCATCTACAGACTGTTTCACTATTCGCTTGGCTAAATAATTTGCAAACATATTCTCACAGGCATCTTCACCAATGCATGGCAAATATGACATTTTATCCAATTTTAGTATTTCTGTGTATTGCTCTGCATTTTTTGATGTCTTGGAAGAGGTTACTGCTTCATATGCCTCAGTTACAATCATATCTACCATTGTTCCAGAAAAATTACTGACGTTTGGCATCCTAGTTGTCGAGTCTGTAAATTTACTGACTTCAGGGCTATTTGCTTGCTTAAAGTCACTTTGTGTACATACAATATGTGCATTATGTTCACTGTTCTGACTGCTATCTGTCATCAAGTAAACATTTCTAACTGATGTCACTTCATCTTGTCTTTTTTGTGTTGCACAACACCGCTCTGCTGATTTTTTATAAAATTTCAGACTGCCTGTTGACGCTGAATGTTTCCTTACCTGTATGTCATTAAATAAAATCTGATTTTGACAAAGTATGCTTCCAGCTAAGGGCACCGGGATTGAACTTGCAATGCCAGAAGTACAGAACAAAGCTTTATGGACAGTATATTCCTCCCTGAATTCCCGTATTGAATTCAAGGCTACTGGTTCTTGATCCTGAAACTCAGAGGAAGCATTGGAGGCCTGTGTTGACTCCAAACTACTTTCTGCACCTATGTACTTTATATTGTCCGTGGAAATACTAATTGCTGCTTGTGTTGTAAATGCCACCTCAACCTGTGATAACTCAATAAAAGCTTCCTGAATAACTGACTCGGACAAGTCTTTGGAATATGACTGTATAACGTTATCATCATAATGGAAGGACCAGTTCTGAAAAGTTGTAGGAGTTGATGGGTGTGAAAACTGGCACACTTCCATGATCCCCTCAAAAATTAGTTCCTCAGCCAGGTTTGCTGCAAATTTTGCAACTGTGTTGGTAAATATTTGCTGCTTTACAGACTGTAGCTCTTTTAAAGCACCTGTTACCGCTTCACTCACCAAAAAGCCTGCTAGTCCATTAATAGCTTTCTTCTTCAGTGAAAAAGCTTGCTGCCTCCCAATCTCATAAAAAGCCATTTGAAAGATAGAAGAAGTCAGTTTTGCAGCCAAGTGACAGAGTGCATTAGTACATGAAGAAACACCTTTCTGAAGATCTTTAAAAGCACCGCCAAAACTCTTCTCAACGAGGTCTGATGCAAATTTCTGGATGTGGTCTTTGATCATTAGTGATTTGCATTTAGATTTCTGTTTGTTATCTAATTCTTTTCCAGAAGTTTTCCCTTGGGTTTTTGCTGACTGGACTGTTTCTTCTTTTGAGACAATCCCATTACTGTTAGAAAATTCCTGTGTGCCTCTACATGATGGTGGAGATCTGGAATTAAAGACCGAACCTAAGATTTCAAAGGAAATGTTATTTGCAAAATCCGAGTATGTGTGACAAACTAGATTGGGCTTTTGGTTAATGGCATCTCTACTGACACCCAACTGACAAGGACACTCTGTTGAAAGACAGCTGCCTAATGGACTGAAAGCTGAAGATCTGATAGGGCTGAACAAGCCTCCACTGTCATCCCCTGATGTTTTCAATGGCCGGGGGGAATCAGGAACATCCAGGAGGTTGCTATATGGAGATTCTGGTTTGCGAGGAGTTGGCTTCCTCACATTGGCTGGAAGAGTGGGATGATCACGCTTGAACCTTTGAGGATTCATTGCAGTGGTTGCAGAGCGTGGCCTTTTACGCGAAATCATTTTCATATGAGATGGATGTTGAAGGGCAGGACCCCTAGCATGTTTACAACCACTCTCCAGTGTTGGTTCCTGTTCATCAAATTGGTCAAAGCTATCAAAAAATTCACTTACTTCAGAGTCTGAATCCTCTATGCCATCTTTCATTACTGGGATTTTTGGTAGCTGAAGTTTTGCCTTCAGGCTTCTCTGATACCCTTCTTCATCTAAGAAAATAATAGGGCTTGGGCTAGAGCAATCTGACTCTGATGATTcagcaggagaggaagaaaacagTGTTTTACACAAAGCGTTGACATTCTGATCAGAATAATGCTGTGGCCTGAAGAAACTCCTCTGCAGCCAAGGATCCGAAACAGAAGTTGTGACAGAATTTCTTACAGAAGACGACAATTCTTTTAATTCCAGGATGTTAACTAGAGAAGTTGATGACTTGACAGATGGCTTCCGATGTAGAAAATTAAACTTTGGATCAATAGATTCCAAATGTTGAACAGAGATGGTCTGCAAAGCAGCATCTTGAAGTTTCTCAGGTGTAACTTGGCCTGTGCCAACAGGGAGGGAAAGGAACAGTTAACATACAGTACATCTGAAAGTAAAAGATTGCAGCTGTAGCAGAAACAGGTTAATAGCATAAAATGTACTTGAATTTTGGTCTGATCAAAGATTgggcagcacaatcctattcatgtttactcaaaagtaagactTATTTCATTAACAGggtttattcccaagtaaatatgAACAGGATAAGAAGTGAAATTCTCCCATGTTGGGCTCAAAGAAGAACTCTGAAGGCTTGGAAAAGCCCACCTCGAGTATGAAGTGAGCAGAAATCAAGGCCACATAAGAATTCCTGTTTTTATTCTTTACCAGCATTTCCCATGTCCAAAATGACCCAACCCCCTGACCCCCACTTCCCTTTATTTACCTGGCCAATGGCAGCAGTACCAGAGACAGCTGTGTCGCACAGGGAGGTCTGCCCTGCCCCCATTTCCTCTGTCTGCCTGGTGAACAGTTTACACAGTGGCCCAGTTCACATgttatgctaagccaaaccatggcttaacatgAATGAGTGCTGGGCATTGGGAGAGGAGCTCATAGCCACACTGCTTCTCCCTGGTTGTTTTACTGCTTCATtatgctgagctaagccatgatttggcaTAGCGTGTCATCCAGACCTGGACTTGTGGTTTAGCTCTCCCAGACAAACAATGAGCCATAAACCATAGGAAAAACTTGTTTACAGCTCATTGTTAGTCTGGAGAGAGTTAAACCACGGGCCCAGGTTCAGATGTCATACCtagccaaactatggcttcatTCAGCATGGTGCAGCAGAAAGACCACAGTGGGGGAAAGTGGCTACAGACTCCTCTCCTACAGTCTGCATGTTCAtgtcaagccatggtttggctctgCAGGGTGTCTCAGAACAACTGGGCGAGAGGGACAACACAGACTTCTCTCCTCCCTTCTGCTGGCCAGATAAGAGAAAGGCAAAATGATATTTGGAGGAGAGGAGCACTGAAGAGGAGGCTGTTTTGGGGACAGTCCTCTGATTGTCTCAGAAAATGTAAAGTTCTTCCATTTTTGTTGAAAAAGAGCTTGGATCAACTCTGTGGTGAGATGGAAAGAACCTGCCCATCTTTACTTAAGAAGCTACTAAAATCTTAAAGTATCAACAACTTATATATCTCTTTTAGTAGAAAAGGGTAAGACAGATAATTTAGATTGACAGCTTGGATTCTACTTCAAGAACATCTTATATTTATGCAATCACAAACTTTTGCTTCAAGAAAAAGGCCAGAGATTACACAAGATTTACCAAATTTGAGCAAGCATAGTCAATTATTGTTTATTAGATGGGTCATTCCAAAAAAATCAGAGTTCATCACAGGGGCTAGTATTGCTTGataggtttttttaatatataaaaagataCAGAAATCAATAGACTACTGTATATACAagtatttcacttttaaaaagctaATCATGGTATTCAATCCCTTTAAATCCCAACTTATTTACACTATCAGAATATTGCAGGAACACTAACCAGCGTTTATCATTTTTGTGGGCTCATCTTCATCTAAATGTTCTAACGCAGTAACAAAATCATCCTCAATTGATGACACTGACTGATTAGTATCATCATCCTCAGCATGGGGTATGACGGACAGGTGCTTCTGCAATGAGCGTATTTCCACAGTACATCTTATACCAGCAGCATATTTACTCAGTAAAGTAAATAAAGAATCCACTTCGTGTCTTGCAAATGATGGAGACAATTTCATCACACACAGAATCCGTGAGGGGTAATTCttgagaaacagaaagagaaggtgaaagagagaaagagagagaaaaaatgtaaTTTTACCCATCTTATAATTTGACAATTTGTAGAAATGAGTTTTGACAATTTGTAGAACCTTTGACAATTTGTAGAACTGagtaatgcacacacacacatttcatattttatattCAGAATGTTGTGTCACATTAATACAATTAATATGAAAGGCAAATTAAATGAAGTATGCCACCAATCATACatttatgtattttaaatctCTCTTACCTTCTGCTTAAGAACACTAGTCTCCAATGGTTTATGAATATCCTTTAGAAAAAtgacatcattttcatgtaaagTGCACAAATGGAGGGATTTCAGAAGATCTGGGAGCTCAACAGACATGGCTGCCAATTCCTGTATCAAACACAGAGAATAATACACTCATGCTAGGAAAACTTTCCTTTAATGTCAGAGGACTAATGGCAAACTCAGCCTAGCATTCTTTCACCTCCCGGACATAGCTCCACAGTGCTGGAATCCTGTTTTATTTACAAGCAATTGCAATTATTTGATTATAAAATGTATACTCTGCCTTTTTCCATAATGCACTCACAAGGCAGctgacaataaaacaacaatgaaaggAATTTAAAATAGAAAAGCACAGACAACTGAATCAATGCGAAGCAgacagaaacaataaaacaatgactCCTTAAAGGTCATAACTAAACAATGCCAACTGAAACAACACCAACTAAAGTAACTGCTTAAAAATGGGAAACACTTCCTAATctgggtgccacaactgaaaaggctaTTGTTCCCTCCAACCCAAGCACTGCCTGTAGTGGGACTGCAAGAGGAGCCTCAGAAACCAAGTGAAATTTCCAAACCATTTCATATAGGAGAAGTCAGTTCAAGACATGCTCTGCTGCCAGACCtttcagggctttaaaggcaaAGGTCATTTATACTTTTACACTTACTTACACTTCTGGCATGCTGAGGCATGTCGAGTGCTCCTACAGCacagaagtaaggtaaaggtaaaggtaaagggacccctgacaattatggccagtcgcgaacgactctggggttgcggtgctcatcttgctttacgggccaagggaaccggcatttgtccgcttccgtagacagtttttccgggtcatgtggccagcatgactaagctgcttctggcgaaatcagagcagcgcacggaaacgccatttaccttcccaccggagcagtatctatttttctacttgcactgcgtgctttcgaactgctaggttggcaggagctggggctgaggaacgggagctcaccccgtcgcggggattggaaccaccaaccttttgatcggcaagcccaagcagcacagtggtttaagccacagcgctaACACCACTTACTACTActaattaccatatatacttgagtataagcctagtttttcagcatattttttgtgctgaaaaagctgccctcggcttatacttgagtgaggcgggtggtgggggtggcgagaaagaagccctttctctccgctcgtgccgccacccgctctccccaatcaaccattccttaagaagtccccaggcagtttgttccattcctgaactgctcgcataaatgcaaacttggcaaaggaagaagaggaagtagcaacccaaagggttgctttcgggctgctcgttcctcctcctcctccacagcggcaaaggtgaaccggcttatactcaagtcaataagctttcccaggtttttgtaggaaaattaggtgcctcggtttatattcgggtcggcttatactcgggtatatacggtattttgtCTTTTGTACAGCAGTAGAGGGGAGTGATCGACTGGGACAAACGGTGCGCTACTCCATCAACCCGagtctgctctcagccagcccccacctgctgcCATTCACGGGGGCTTCCCTGCCCCCAGAGACAGTGCCAGGAAGTGTGAGAGGTGGTGGTGAAAGAGCAAACTGCCAGCTGTCCATGCTAGCTGTCTCCTCCACTGCTGCACCCAATGGGACTGTTCGCAGGATGTACCGCTTGAGCTTTGTAACGCCTTCCATACTTGCAACAAACCTTCCTTCAGCGTCTTTTTGTGTGTGGCCATGTTTCATTCATACTCATGAAGAGTGGGTGGCATCTAGTAAAATTTAGGGTGCTTGTGGGGGCTTCAATTGTGTCTCACCGGGGGGATGCTGACATGTTTGTTTACAGTGTGCGCCTGAGATTGGCCATATGCAGGGTGTGCATGTCGAGCATGCCTTGTGGGTGGTGTTTGCTGTTTGGGTGATGTCAATGGTGCTGCATGGATGCCTGCTTGTTACCTCTGCTAGGCTTAGCCTCCTTTAGAGGGCCTTAGCCCCACCCAATCACCTCCAAACAAGGTTTGGATGCAGAGGTTATTGTGCTGGAGTATCACCAGCGGGCATAAATCATGGTGCTTTCCCAGTTTGCTCTGCCAGTCAACTAAGATCTCTTATGCAGACACCATACCTTAGGAGCAACAGCTGTCTCATCAGCAAAGCACAGAAATGTGACCTGTAATagaaatacatatatattatagAAGCAAATAGAATTATATTAAAACTTTCAATTCTACACTATATAGATGTAGAACTATACAGATATAGAATAGAATATGGATTTACACACATTTCACCAGGAGATGGGTGGGTGTACTTTATTACTTATCCATATACCCAGAGTGCATACTATTTCTGTTATTAATATGCAATGATGCACTGGACAGAAGTGGGCTGCCCAGTACCTTTCTGCAAGGTGTACATGGGTCACATTATGACCAAATGTGGTGCATCTGAGATTCTGAAGGGTTATGCATACCCCCGACACACACCCTTGTATGTCACCTGCAAAAAATGGCAAGGAAAACAGTGGGCAAAGAAGCTCAAAGAGAGACTGTTGTGCTACAGCCAGGAATCTTACCCTTACCTAGGCAATTCAGCAGGGTAAACCCAGACCAGGAGACTGAGCAATTGTTTGATTACGCTCAATTGTTgagtaagtatttttttaaaatctgaaaattGTTCTGTACTCCAATttattatttggttttatttttaaaacaagtttttgaAGATTCACTATGCATAACTTTCCCCACAACATTATAATGGAAGGTTATTTGTCTGCTCACAATGCATTTGGATTCCTCTTAAGGTATCATAACCTGGttatcaaggagcaggttttcccagaggAAGAAACCAGTGGTGGTGGAAGGTGACTCCCTACTGAgggggacagaggcagcagtgtgtAGAGGTGACAGGGTATCCCTGGAGGTGTGCTGTCTTCCAGGTACAAAGATTCAAGATATGACAGACAAGTTGGCAAGTCTTATAAAGCCTGCTGGCTTTTACCCTTTCCTTCTGATTCATGACAGACACAGCCTTCAACATGTAGCAAGGGACTATGAGGCTCTGGGTAGGAAGCTGAAGGGCCTAGGAGCACAGGTGGTTTTTTTCATCACTCTTTCCTGTTGAAGGTCGTAgcccagaaagagagaggaaaatactagaaagaaaaaaaactggctGTGCTGGTGTTGTCATTGGGAAAGATATGGCttctcaaaccatggtttctgctaTTGCACCTCACAGTGCATTAATATTATTAAGACAGTGACTGGCAAGAATGTGTTTTCTAAGAATCTTGTGAACCTGATCTTCAGAGCTTTCAACTAAATCctgaggaggagggagacaattATTAGACAACAGGGAAACCTGGTACTGGGGACTTCACAGGAATGGTACTATAGGAACCTACTAATGAGTAGGGAAAAAAACAAGAAGGAAGCTGCTGGATGGAATGAGTCATGGTTTCAGTTTTCTCTATACTGATGCATACAgcatgggaaacaagcaagacgaATTTGAGTTCTTACTACAGGATAGCAAATATTACCTAATAGGCATTACTGAAGGTGGGAtaagactcatgactggaatgtagaaaccTGCTCAAAAAGAATAGAccaagcaggaaggaagaaggaaaaggaataGCATTATATAAGAATGATGTGTACACCTGTGAAGATATCTATGACTTGGTGtatggaaggcagattgagaaTATTTGGGTAAAAATTGCAAGGgagggaaacaacagtgaccttactttGGGTGTCTGCTACACTCCTCAAAGctagactgaagacttggatgctCCTTTGCtacagcagattaccaaacacTCAAAATGATATCTGTTGAATATCTGTTAGAACTCAAACATTGCCAAGTATGTAAGGTCCACTAAATTCCTCCATGTGGTTGACCAAGAATATAAGATCTACAAAATGCTATgctaagctgcatcaacagacgtATAGTGTCCTGATAAAGGGAATTAATggtactactctattctgccttggtcagaccacacctggagtcctgtgtccagttctgggcaccacaatttaagaagggtaatgacaagctggaacatgtgcagaggaggccaaccaagatgatcaagggaaaCCAAGCATTATAAGGAGTATTTGAGGtggttgggtatatttagcctggaaaagaggagactgagtaGAGATATGATAGGTATCTTCAAATAGCAACGAATtattacatggaagatggagcaatcttcttttctcctg from Lacerta agilis isolate rLacAgi1 chromosome 7, rLacAgi1.pri, whole genome shotgun sequence includes the following:
- the AKAP11 gene encoding A-kinase anchor protein 11 isoform X4; amino-acid sequence: MDAHIRIRSSHRMSRVPVRKSFGECSMSPMKALLQSEKELCTVSAEELKAEKDNFNEVTFLCFADETAVAPKELAAMSVELPDLLKSLHLCTLHENDVIFLKDIHKPLETSVLKQKNYPSRILCVMKLSPSFARHEVDSLFTLLSKYAAGIRCTVEIRSLQKHLSVIPHAEDDDTNQSVSSIEDDFVTALEHLDEDEPTKMINAGQVTPEKLQDAALQTISVQHLESIDPKFNFLHRKPSVKSSTSLVNILELKELSSSVRNSVTTSVSDPWLQRSFFRPQHYSDQNVNALCKTLFSSSPAESSESDCSSPSPIIFLDEEGYQRSLKAKLQLPKIPVMKDGIEDSDSEVSEFFDSFDQFDEQEPTLESGCKHARGPALQHPSHMKMISRKRPRSATTAMNPQRFKRDHPTLPANVRKPTPRKPESPYSNLLDVPDSPRPLKTSGDDSGGLFSPIRSSAFSPLGSCLSTECPCQLGVSRDAINQKPNLVCHTYSDFANNISFEILGSVFNSRSPPSCRGTQEFSNSNGIVSKEETVQSAKTQGKTSGKELDNKQKSKCKSLMIKDHIQKFASDLVEKSFGGAFKDLQKGVSSCTNALCHLAAKLTSSIFQMAFYEIGRQQAFSLKKKAINGLAGFLVSEAVTGALKELQSVKQQIFTNTVAKFAANLAEELIFEGIMEVCQFSHPSTPTTFQNWSFHYDDNVIQSYSKDLSESVIQEAFIELSQVEVAFTTQAAISISTDNIKYIGAESSLESTQASNASSEFQDQEPVALNSIREFREEYTVHKALFCTSGIASSIPVPLAGSILCQNQILFNDIQVRKHSASTGSLKFYKKSAERCCATQKRQDEVTSVRNVYLMTDSSQNSEHNAHIVCTQSDFKQANSPEVSKFTDSTTRMPNVSNFSGTMVDMIVTEAYEAVTSSKTSKNAEQYTEILKLDKMSYLPCIGEDACENMFANYLAKRIVKQSVDETKSACSVTGEKLAYCVGLGTSKKSNRKELHSAIKQSETNKSIPVIVGQQQMPLNSSSKFHVSPVYSNRCLLSGSKDGIQGKKKHVGCRTSTSTSSPCSAMTSVKPAEAFPDAESCSAKSLSNPLGKHNTYKSAAHSALCSTFGPERTFPSINTFPSVATNCEDAFQMEDKLSIRDETPCVLPDTPPPTPLIATQTSSEWNLRKLSKKLKGELAKEFAPATPPSTPYRSETGGVYENERHDLEKEEFMLKLMRSLSEEVESSDEEEHWPVALDERTKTSGRTTEYADHLATHIIAVATEMAASHLDYKAVQVENNKCFQISAENERCGHSGFVNVSEANLHSLLVYAGNMAGKVISEAKKIVESKHCTVLRLKQVNCRADGVRPKRNTHKCWSKDMRCPWADQGSRETDSSILSLPQHPEAPGLTSKYPSCESVTDEYADHIIRILKREGGHSELIMDQFASRLAYRSIKSGMQEAAGKLVMKYKSKIAPSEGSKVNSKADPGVDGKKQKKGNICHLGQQARGNKCSTQRTECTKLLDFSESLACSITTGVRRKIMTGACLSKSLTDSCLYKKSKNDQVTDLKATFSKALSPFCCKQKLYHSTGSLAEPTYRNGIIHAIEQYARKVVDDTLEASLESATLQTTENWTNGDRTTYAEKLSPFSATACRYCSMKEHQYCTRSSSSQLTRQELHSQVHQIPRISGICPKSRTLHLDIPKIHINLDEKVVPVFAENVVATIFDKAERQLSNTSLTADSGIGQDGVSFAESLTTEIMTSCMTNISPPANISDGTEDKEEELKDTIEGLGNIGKALVIINVDIGPCLVDSQLRMALQWLTASEAEVAELHFHDGAPKEFVLLSKKLQERGWKVGDLFQAVLKYCEVMEKAADGERALGSKTFFGWLQEHV
- the AKAP11 gene encoding A-kinase anchor protein 11 isoform X3 codes for the protein MDAHIRIRSSHRMSRVPVRKSFGECSMSPMKALLQSEKELCTVSAEELKAEKDNFNEVTFLCFADETAVAPKELAAMSVELPDLLKSLHLCTLHENDVIFLKDIHKPLETSVLKQKNYPSRILCVMKLSPSFARHEVDSLFTLLSKYAAGIRCTVEIRSLQKHLSVIPHAEDDDTNQSVSSIEDDFVTALEHLDEDEPTKMINAGQVTPEKLQDAALQTISVQHLESIDPKFNFLHRKPSVKSSTSLVNILELKELSSSVRNSVTTSVSDPWLQRSFFRPQHYSDQNVNALCKTLFSSSPAESSESDCSSPSPIIFLDEEGYQRSLKAKLQLPKIPVMKDGIEDSDSEVSEFFDSFDQFDEQEPTLESGCKHARGPALQHPSHMKMISRKRPRSATTAMNPQRFKRDHPTLPANVRKPTPRKPESPYSNLLDVPDSPRPLKTSGDDSGGLFSPIRSSAFSPLGSCLSTECPCQLGVSRDAINQKPNLVCHTYSDFANNISFEILGSVFNSRSPPSCRGTQEFSNSNGIVSKEETVQSAKTQGKTSGKELDNKQKSKCKSLMIKDHIQKFASDLVEKSFGGAFKDLQKGVSSCTNALCHLAAKLTSSIFQMAFYEIGRQQAFSLKKKAINGLAGFLVSEAVTGALKELQSVKQQIFTNTVAKFAANLAEELIFEGIMEVCQFSHPSTPTTFQNWSFHYDDNVIQSYSKDLSESVIQEAFIELSQVEVAFTTQAAISISTDNIKYIGAESSLESTQASNASSEFQDQEPVALNSIREFREEYTVHKALFCTSGIASSIPVPLAGSILCQNQILFNDIQVRKHSASTGSLKFYKKSAERCCATQKRQDEVTSVRNVYLMTDSSQNSEHNAHIVCTQSDFKQANSPEVSKFTDSTTRMPNVSNFSGTMVDMIVTEAYEAVTSSKTSKNAEQYTEILKLDKMSYLPCIGEDACENMFANYLAKRIVKQSVDETKSACSVTGEKLAYCVGLGTSKKSNRKELHSAIKQSETNKSIPVIVGQQQMPLNSSSKFHVSPVYSNRCLLSGSKDGIQGKKKHVGCRTSTSTSSPCSAMTSVKPAEAFPDAESCSAKSLSNPLGKHNTYKSAAHSALCSTFGPERTFPSINTFPSVATNCEDAFQMEDKLSIRDETPCVLPDTPPPTPLIATQTSSEWNLRKLSKKLKGELAKEFAPATPPSTPYRSETGGVYENERHDLEKEEFMLKLMRSLSEEVESSDEEEHWPVALDERTKTSGRTTEYADHLATHIIAVATEMAASHLDYKAVQVENNKCFQISAENERCGHSGFVNVSEANLHSLLVYAGNMAGKVISEAKKIVESKHCTVLRLKQVNCRADGVRPKRNTHKCWSKDMRCPWADQGSRETDSSILSLPQHPEAPGLTSKYPSCESVTDEYADHIIRILKREGGHSELIMDQFASRLAYRSIKSGMQEAAGKLVMKYKSKIAPSEGSKVNSKADPGVDGKKQKKGNICHLGQQARGNKCSTQRTECTKLLDFSESLACSITTGVRRKIMTGACLSKSLTDSCLYKKSKNDQVTDLKATFSKALSPFCCKQKLYHSTGSLAEPTYRNGIIHAIEQYARKVVDDTLEASLESATLQTTENWTNGDRTTYAEKLSPFSATACRYCSMKEHQYCTRSSSSQLTRQELHSQVHQIPRISGICPKSRTLHLDIPKIHINLDEKVVPVFAENVVATIFDKAERQLSNTSLTADSGIGQDGVSFAESLTTEIMTSCMTNISPPANISNGNSSSWSSLGLEGDMYEENLSFPTSDSDGTEDKEEELKDTIEGLGNIGKALVIINVDIGPCLVDSQLRMALQWLTASEAEVAELHFHDGAPKEFVLLSKKLQERGWKVGDLFQAVLKYCEVMEKAADGERALGSKTFFGWLQEHV